The Chryseobacterium aureum genome contains a region encoding:
- the secD gene encoding protein translocase subunit SecD yields MQGKGLITIVAIVLGLICLNELLPTWYASKIEKQATAIAGDNPEKYQKEITRLSKDTLNLGFTKLYYTKAKDKEMKLGLDLKGGINVLLEINQRDLVNDLTNYSTNPVLIEALNKTDEAQKNSTRPYIDNFFDQFDVVNKAKGTNLKLADPEIFGNTTLTEVKYNTPDEQVKSIVKRKIDASVGTAFEVIRTRIDKLGAIQPNVQRVPGTARISVEMPGMKDIDKVKKMLQTSAKLQFWEVQQVPEIAPYFQTLTTMVAAKGDSMGVAKNVNFMNLLQLDKLRTNGVANVKLSDTAVVNKILNSKVAQSLRPSNIKYTQFMWGYKPEATDAESLVLYAIRGNINQKAPVDGAVETANISYDELSRVVVDMQMDSKGAKEWKTLTEKNVGKPVAVTLDNRVYTAPNVVNAIPNGRTQISGNFSQEEAKELVDVLGAGKLPAGAKVVQATVVGPSLGQEAIDSGLMSFIIAFAIIIVYIIFYYGGAGVYAVIAMVINLFYIFGIMDSGDFTLTLPGIAGIVLTMAVAVDTNVIIYERTKEELFAGKSILEAYKDGFKHALNAIIDGHTTTFLTAVVLFFFGTGPIKGFALTLMIGILMTLFTSVLLSRVMIFSRLNKGKGLSVWTPATKNLFRNTWIDFIGKRKYAYIISAVLTVVCIISIATHGFKYGIDFTGGRNYVVRFDKDVKAEDVEEKLVALFKTEDGKNSSVEAKTFGNNKQLKISTDYLIEDESLKADQIIEQKLFEGLKSNLPAGTTLKDFKSADKDHAGIISSEKVGPSVADDIQTHGIYAVLAALAMIFVYILIRFRKWQFSLGAVAALFHDAVIILGAYSLLHKYMPFNMEINQDFIAAILTVLGYSINDTVIIFDRIREYLREKKSLTLAGLFDDSISSTLGRTFNTSFTTILVILAIFIFGGDNLRGFMFAMLIGIGFGTYSSIFIASAIAYDFLKSGKEEEVHGKSTSAKEELASK; encoded by the coding sequence GAATTTAGGATTCACTAAACTTTATTACACTAAAGCCAAAGACAAGGAAATGAAACTTGGTCTTGACTTGAAAGGAGGGATCAACGTTCTTTTGGAGATCAACCAAAGAGACCTTGTGAATGATTTAACCAATTATTCTACCAATCCTGTTCTTATTGAGGCTTTAAACAAAACTGATGAAGCACAGAAGAATTCTACAAGACCTTACATCGACAACTTCTTTGACCAGTTCGATGTAGTTAACAAAGCTAAAGGAACAAACCTTAAATTGGCAGATCCGGAAATTTTCGGAAATACTACCCTTACTGAGGTGAAGTATAATACGCCTGATGAGCAGGTAAAAAGCATTGTTAAAAGAAAAATTGACGCGTCTGTAGGAACAGCTTTTGAGGTAATCAGAACGAGAATTGACAAGCTTGGAGCTATCCAGCCAAACGTTCAGAGAGTGCCTGGTACCGCTAGAATTTCTGTGGAAATGCCAGGGATGAAGGATATCGATAAAGTGAAGAAAATGCTTCAGACTTCTGCAAAACTTCAGTTCTGGGAAGTACAGCAGGTTCCTGAAATTGCGCCTTATTTCCAGACTTTGACCACTATGGTGGCTGCAAAAGGAGATTCTATGGGAGTGGCAAAGAATGTGAACTTCATGAATCTTTTACAGCTTGACAAATTAAGAACAAATGGTGTTGCCAATGTAAAATTATCTGATACTGCGGTTGTAAACAAAATCTTAAACAGCAAAGTAGCTCAGTCTTTACGTCCTTCCAACATTAAATATACACAGTTCATGTGGGGTTACAAACCTGAGGCTACAGATGCTGAAAGCTTAGTATTGTATGCCATCAGAGGTAACATCAACCAAAAAGCTCCGGTAGATGGTGCTGTAGAAACTGCCAATATCAGCTACGACGAACTAAGCAGAGTAGTGGTAGACATGCAGATGGACTCTAAAGGAGCAAAAGAATGGAAAACGCTAACGGAGAAAAACGTTGGAAAGCCAGTTGCTGTAACGCTTGATAACAGAGTTTACACAGCTCCGAACGTTGTAAATGCGATCCCTAACGGTAGAACTCAGATCTCTGGTAACTTCTCTCAGGAAGAAGCTAAGGAACTGGTAGACGTGTTAGGTGCCGGTAAATTGCCTGCAGGTGCAAAAGTAGTTCAGGCTACGGTTGTAGGTCCATCTTTAGGACAGGAGGCTATTGATTCTGGATTAATGTCATTCATCATTGCGTTCGCTATTATCATTGTGTACATCATTTTCTACTACGGTGGAGCGGGTGTATATGCAGTAATTGCAATGGTGATCAACTTATTCTATATTTTCGGTATCATGGATTCTGGTGACTTCACGCTTACCCTTCCAGGTATCGCAGGTATCGTTCTTACCATGGCAGTAGCGGTGGATACGAATGTTATCATTTATGAAAGAACTAAAGAAGAATTATTCGCAGGAAAAAGTATTCTTGAGGCCTATAAAGATGGTTTCAAACATGCATTGAATGCGATTATTGACGGTCACACAACCACTTTCCTAACGGCAGTTGTATTGTTCTTCTTCGGAACAGGACCTATTAAAGGTTTCGCACTGACCCTGATGATCGGTATTCTGATGACATTATTTACGTCTGTACTTCTTTCAAGAGTAATGATCTTCTCAAGATTAAACAAAGGAAAAGGTCTTTCTGTATGGACTCCGGCTACGAAGAACCTGTTCAGAAACACATGGATCGATTTCATTGGAAAGAGAAAATATGCATACATCATTTCGGCTGTTCTTACAGTGGTTTGTATCATTTCAATCGCAACACACGGCTTCAAATACGGTATCGACTTTACCGGTGGTAGAAACTATGTGGTAAGATTTGATAAAGATGTAAAAGCTGAAGATGTTGAAGAAAAATTAGTAGCATTATTCAAAACGGAAGATGGTAAAAACTCTTCTGTAGAGGCTAAAACTTTTGGAAATAACAAGCAATTAAAGATTTCTACAGATTACCTTATCGAGGATGAGTCTTTAAAAGCTGACCAGATTATCGAACAGAAATTATTTGAAGGTCTAAAATCAAACTTACCGGCAGGAACAACATTGAAAGATTTCAAATCTGCTGATAAAGACCACGCAGGAATTATTTCTTCTGAGAAAGTAGGTCCTTCTGTTGCTGATGATATCCAGACACACGGTATCTATGCGGTATTAGCTGCATTAGCAATGATCTTTGTCTATATCCTGATAAGATTTAGAAAATGGCAGTTCTCCCTGGGAGCGGTTGCTGCACTATTCCACGATGCGGTAATTATCCTGGGAGCCTATTCATTGCTTCACAAGTATATGCCTTTCAACATGGAAATCAACCAGGATTTCATTGCTGCGATTCTTACGGTATTAGGATACTCCATTAACGATACGGTAATTATCTTCGACAGAATTAGAGAATACCTGAGAGAGAAAAAATCTTTAACATTGGCAGGTCTGTTTGATGACTCTATTTCAAGTACATTGGGTAGAACATTCAACACCTCGTTCACTACCATTCTGGTGATCCTTGCGATCTTCATCTTCGGAGGTGATAACCTGAGAGGATTCATGTTTGCGATGTTAATCGGTATTGGATTTGGTACTTATTCATCCATCTTTATTGCGTCTGCAATTGCTTATGACTTCCTGAAATCAGGAAAAGAAGAAGAAGTGCATGGAAAATCCACTTCTGCAAAAGAAGAACTTGCTTCAAAGTAA
- a CDS encoding TCR/Tet family MFS transporter: MENSKKKAAIGFIFITLLIDITGWGIIIPVVPKLIEELIHADISEAAKYGGWLGFAYAFTQFIFSPLVGNLSDKYGRRPIILISLFGFAIDYIFLALAPTIWWLFLGRIIAGITGASVTTASAYIADISTDEDRAKNFGLIGAAFGLGFIIGPVLGGVLGHYGARVPFYAAAGLCLLNFLYGYFILPESLDKDKRREFDWKRANPIGSFKFLGKHPEISGLIVSLILIYIAGHAVQSNWSFFTMYKFSWTERMVGISLGVVGLLVGLVQGGLIRYTTPRLGEQKSIYYGLAFYAVGMLLFAFASEGWMMFVFLVPYCLGGICGPALQSVITKSVPSNEQGELQGALTSLMSATSIIGPPMMTNLFYYFTHDEAPFKFSGAPFFLAFILMAVSVVITYSAFQKKGKDVIDVTSKKDLH; encoded by the coding sequence ATGGAAAATTCGAAGAAAAAAGCGGCTATAGGCTTTATATTTATTACTTTACTGATCGATATTACAGGATGGGGAATCATCATTCCTGTAGTTCCCAAATTGATTGAGGAACTCATTCATGCAGACATCAGCGAAGCTGCAAAATATGGTGGCTGGCTGGGATTTGCTTATGCATTTACGCAGTTTATTTTCTCTCCGCTTGTCGGAAACCTGAGTGATAAATACGGGAGAAGACCCATTATCCTGATTTCTCTCTTTGGATTCGCAATCGATTATATTTTCCTTGCGCTGGCTCCTACGATCTGGTGGCTGTTTTTGGGAAGGATTATTGCCGGGATTACAGGCGCGAGTGTTACCACTGCCAGTGCCTATATTGCTGATATTTCCACAGATGAAGACCGGGCCAAGAATTTTGGACTGATTGGGGCAGCCTTCGGACTTGGGTTTATTATAGGGCCTGTTCTGGGGGGCGTTCTCGGACATTATGGTGCTAGAGTTCCTTTCTATGCGGCTGCAGGTTTGTGTCTGCTTAATTTTCTGTATGGATATTTCATTCTTCCCGAAAGTCTGGATAAAGATAAAAGAAGGGAATTCGACTGGAAGCGAGCCAATCCTATAGGTTCATTTAAATTTTTAGGGAAGCACCCTGAAATTTCTGGTCTTATCGTTTCATTGATCTTAATTTATATTGCAGGGCATGCCGTACAGAGTAACTGGAGCTTCTTTACCATGTATAAATTCAGCTGGACAGAAAGAATGGTAGGAATTTCATTAGGAGTTGTAGGATTATTGGTAGGTCTGGTACAGGGAGGTCTTATCAGGTATACCACTCCAAGGCTGGGGGAACAGAAAAGTATTTATTACGGGCTGGCTTTCTACGCAGTAGGAATGTTGTTATTTGCTTTTGCTTCCGAAGGATGGATGATGTTCGTATTTCTGGTGCCATACTGTTTGGGGGGGATATGTGGTCCGGCGTTACAGTCTGTCATCACGAAAAGCGTTCCTTCCAATGAACAGGGTGAGCTTCAGGGAGCACTGACAAGTTTAATGAGTGCTACATCCATTATAGGACCTCCAATGATGACAAACCTGTTTTACTATTTCACCCATGATGAAGCACCGTTCAAGTTTTCCGGAGCCCCTTTCTTTTTAGCGTTTATTCTTATGGCGGTCAGTGTTGTAATTACTTACTCGGCTTTTCAGAAAAAAGGAAAAGATGTAATAGACGTCACCTCGAAGAAAGACCTTCATTAA
- a CDS encoding Sec-independent protein translocase subunit TatA/TatB: protein MELSIGEMALIAIAIVVLFGPDKLPQIARDLGAGVRKMRGAVEDIKTEIMKETDNPVSEIKREIEKVKDAAKDFNPMNDIQKDILTEPSSVASNELPKPKPAEDDTYEGPVSR from the coding sequence ATGGAATTAAGCATTGGAGAAATGGCACTCATTGCCATTGCAATCGTTGTATTATTCGGTCCGGATAAACTGCCTCAGATTGCGCGTGACTTAGGTGCAGGCGTTAGAAAAATGCGTGGAGCAGTGGAAGATATCAAAACTGAAATCATGAAGGAAACAGATAATCCTGTTTCTGAAATCAAGCGTGAGATTGAAAAGGTAAAAGATGCTGCCAAGGATTTTAACCCGATGAATGATATCCAGAAAGATATTCTTACTGAGCCTTCTTCTGTGGCGTCTAATGAGCTTCCAAAACCGAAACCGGCAGAGGATGATACGTACGAAGGACCTGTAAGCAGATAA
- a CDS encoding phosphatase PAP2 family protein, which produces MEEIIQEDKKVFLYLNNLGDSSFDQFWMLISSTWIWVPLYIIFLYFLYKNYQLRSLVFILLFLAIGATVSDQLAGVFKYGVARLRPCHDPTLEHHMRIVKCGGQYGFYSAHASNTFFLASFLSILLKNKLKWFPYAIFVWAVVVSYSRIYLGVHFPIDILVGAFVGSLLGVIFGALAKKVIHKQTINS; this is translated from the coding sequence ATGGAGGAAATTATTCAGGAAGATAAGAAGGTATTTCTTTACCTTAATAATTTGGGTGACTCATCTTTCGATCAGTTTTGGATGCTGATTTCCAGTACCTGGATCTGGGTGCCTCTTTATATTATATTTCTTTACTTTTTATATAAAAATTATCAACTAAGATCTTTAGTTTTTATCCTTTTATTTTTGGCTATCGGTGCAACGGTTTCTGACCAGTTGGCCGGTGTTTTCAAATATGGTGTGGCAAGGCTGAGACCATGCCATGATCCTACACTGGAACATCATATGAGAATCGTGAAATGCGGTGGACAGTATGGTTTTTATTCTGCCCATGCCTCCAATACTTTCTTTTTGGCTTCATTTTTAAGTATTTTACTGAAAAATAAGCTTAAATGGTTTCCATATGCTATATTTGTATGGGCGGTAGTGGTTTCCTACAGCCGTATATATTTAGGAGTGCATTTCCCGATAGATATTTTGGTGGGGGCGTTTGTTGGATCTTTATTGGGAGTGATATTTGGTGCACTCGCCAAAAAAGTGATCCATAAACAAACTATAAACTCATGA
- a CDS encoding tetratricopeptide repeat protein, with protein sequence MKKTLLLVTSLCVSLTFYAQDKKLAEECFNKADYKCAEEQYLKLAEKEQIQKFQSEYYDYLGTSQRRLGKTAQAFKSYESALKANPLSVSVYANLASLYSQKGNKVKALEYIEKGLQVNAETPDLYLTRSKIYDGQGKKDLAIKDLNQILTFAPDNLFAKTGLANLKKNNGDLDGALKDYNTLLSEKPESLLYNGRADVYFKMKKYKEALADANKAISIDPKFAQSYVSRAMILFETSKLKEACNNLDKAVALGYEKAVLTDVYAKCVKK encoded by the coding sequence ATGAAAAAAACTTTATTACTGGTAACTTCTCTTTGTGTTTCCCTTACGTTCTATGCCCAGGATAAAAAACTGGCCGAAGAATGTTTTAACAAAGCCGATTATAAATGTGCGGAAGAGCAGTATTTAAAACTGGCAGAAAAAGAACAAATCCAAAAATTTCAATCCGAATATTACGATTATCTCGGGACTTCCCAGAGAAGACTCGGGAAAACAGCTCAGGCTTTTAAGTCTTATGAATCTGCACTGAAAGCAAATCCGTTATCCGTTTCTGTGTATGCCAACCTTGCATCACTTTACAGCCAGAAAGGAAATAAGGTAAAAGCGCTGGAATATATAGAAAAAGGGCTTCAGGTGAATGCTGAAACGCCGGATTTATACCTTACACGGTCCAAAATTTATGACGGCCAGGGAAAAAAGGACCTTGCCATCAAAGATCTTAACCAAATTCTGACTTTTGCTCCTGACAATCTTTTTGCAAAGACAGGATTGGCCAATCTGAAAAAGAATAATGGTGATCTTGACGGAGCTTTAAAAGATTATAATACGCTTCTTTCCGAAAAACCTGAATCATTACTTTACAACGGGCGTGCAGATGTTTATTTTAAAATGAAAAAATACAAGGAAGCATTGGCAGATGCCAATAAAGCGATTTCCATTGACCCGAAATTTGCACAGTCTTATGTGAGCAGAGCTATGATCCTGTTCGAAACTTCCAAACTTAAGGAAGCCTGTAACAATCTTGATAAAGCTGTAGCTTTGGGCTATGAAAAGGCAGTGCTGACAGATGTTTATGCCAAATGTGTAAAGAAATAA
- a CDS encoding tRNA (cytidine(34)-2'-O)-methyltransferase, which yields MLNIVLVEPEIPNNTGNIGRLCVGTESRLHLIHPFGFVINDKNLKRSGLDYWVHLDVTEYADVNEWVNTIPDRSRVFLMSSHAEKSYLETDFQDGDWLVFGKESVGLSKEVLDRFENHLTIPMSKLIRSFNIANSVAFVVGEAKRQIGLK from the coding sequence ATGTTGAACATTGTTCTTGTAGAACCTGAAATTCCTAATAATACCGGAAATATCGGAAGGCTGTGTGTAGGAACCGAAAGCAGATTGCACCTGATTCATCCGTTTGGATTTGTGATTAATGATAAAAACCTGAAACGTTCCGGCTTGGATTACTGGGTGCATCTTGATGTTACTGAATATGCAGATGTAAATGAATGGGTTAATACTATTCCTGACCGTTCTCGTGTTTTTCTAATGAGCTCGCATGCTGAAAAATCATATCTGGAAACGGATTTTCAGGATGGTGACTGGCTGGTATTCGGAAAAGAAAGTGTGGGACTGAGCAAAGAGGTTCTGGATCGTTTTGAAAATCATTTGACCATTCCTATGTCAAAGCTCATCAGGAGTTTTAATATTGCGAATTCCGTTGCTTTTGTGGTGGGTGAAGCGAAGAGACAGATTGGATTGAAATAA
- a CDS encoding 23S rRNA (pseudouridine(1915)-N(3))-methyltransferase RlmH: MRISLLCIGKTDDKEITSLISYYLNRLPKHWNFEITEIPDVKNAKNLSSDLLKKEEAKLFLHHIDKNDLVVILDEKGKQFTSREFSQKIDTWMNSSVKKVHILIGGAYGFSEEIYSRANEKMSLSKMTFTHQMIRLFIVEQLYRADQILQGKPYHND, translated from the coding sequence ATGCGAATCAGCTTACTTTGTATCGGTAAAACAGACGATAAGGAAATCACTTCTTTAATCAGTTATTATCTTAACCGTTTACCCAAACACTGGAATTTTGAAATTACCGAAATACCGGATGTAAAAAATGCGAAAAACCTGTCTTCTGACCTTCTGAAGAAAGAAGAAGCCAAGCTGTTCCTACATCATATTGATAAAAATGATCTGGTAGTTATTCTTGACGAAAAAGGGAAACAGTTTACCAGCCGTGAATTTTCACAGAAAATTGACACCTGGATGAATTCTTCTGTAAAAAAAGTACATATTCTGATTGGAGGAGCCTACGGTTTTTCAGAAGAAATCTACAGCAGAGCGAATGAAAAAATGTCTTTATCTAAAATGACCTTTACCCATCAGATGATCCGCCTTTTTATAGTGGAACAGCTGTACCGCGCCGATCAGATTTTACAGGGAAAGCCTTATCATAACGATTAA
- a CDS encoding YihY/virulence factor BrkB family protein: MSVKVPKFILKIQEFFDSIHIPVLGISLWQMFQIYISGIFKGKIGRKAAAISWSFTISLFPFILFLLSVLPYMPHYDKLQFYIFDVLMHNVFPSNMEGDVRGYIENSIIPNMRGISNLTIVLALVFATNGTFSLINGFNENSDEKLSDVKEFILSFFITIGFITIVFLALFGVYYVEVVMKLFTPAYDITWLVDNLSSIIGFVSFPLFYFILLTLFYWLGTVKISRFRQAVPGAILTTVLFVLTTYIFAIYVKDIARYNVLYGSIGSMILLMVWVNVNVYLLLFGNELNMAIRKLRIEKLLSDEIQKETIHYHSQVKEPDFDSDEEHKRKLENLKD, encoded by the coding sequence ATGAGTGTAAAGGTTCCTAAATTTATTTTGAAGATTCAAGAGTTTTTTGACAGCATCCATATTCCTGTTTTGGGAATATCGCTTTGGCAGATGTTTCAGATCTATATCTCCGGAATTTTCAAAGGAAAAATAGGAAGAAAGGCTGCTGCCATCTCCTGGAGCTTTACAATAAGTTTATTTCCGTTTATTCTGTTCTTACTTTCCGTTCTGCCTTATATGCCTCACTATGATAAGCTTCAGTTCTATATTTTTGATGTACTGATGCATAATGTTTTCCCTTCTAATATGGAGGGCGATGTAAGAGGATATATAGAGAACAGCATCATCCCCAATATGAGAGGAATCAGTAATCTGACCATCGTTCTGGCGCTTGTTTTTGCTACCAATGGTACATTTTCCCTGATCAACGGTTTTAATGAAAATTCGGACGAAAAACTGAGTGATGTAAAGGAATTTATTCTTTCGTTCTTTATTACCATAGGTTTTATTACCATTGTCTTTTTAGCACTTTTCGGGGTGTATTATGTGGAGGTTGTTATGAAATTGTTTACACCGGCTTATGATATTACGTGGTTGGTAGATAATCTTTCCAGCATTATCGGATTTGTTTCTTTTCCTCTTTTTTATTTTATACTGCTGACTTTATTTTACTGGCTGGGGACGGTGAAAATTTCAAGATTCCGCCAGGCTGTTCCGGGTGCTATTTTAACCACGGTTCTGTTTGTGCTGACTACTTATATCTTTGCTATTTATGTAAAAGATATTGCAAGGTATAACGTACTCTACGGATCTATTGGAAGCATGATCCTGCTGATGGTTTGGGTGAATGTGAATGTGTATCTTCTTTTGTTCGGGAATGAGCTGAATATGGCGATCAGAAAGCTGAGAATAGAGAAATTGCTGTCTGATGAAATCCAGAAAGAAACCATCCACTATCACTCTCAGGTAAAAGAACCTGATTTTGACAGTGACGAGGAACATAAAAGAAAGCTGGAAAATCTGAAAGATTAG
- the nhaA gene encoding Na+/H+ antiporter NhaA encodes MNLSLYFKKFFDNSQSSGIILIFCVLISLLIANSSAAENFQHFLDKEVGTHLFGLEYPVSIWINDGLMAIFFLLVGLEIKRELIEGELSSFKNASLPIFAAVGGMLVPAAIYSIFNTGTAYSNGWGIPMATDIAFSLAIISMLGKKIPNSIKIFLAALAIVDDLGAILVIAIFYTEQIHWSYLLLSFGVTALLFVLNFLKVTKTIFYIIPGLFLWYFLHHSGIHATIAGVLLAFSIPTNASNVEISPLEKLEHQLHIPVSFLIMPIFALTNTNITFSSEMVAGVTSTLGLGIICGLVLGKLIGINLFSLIAIKLKLSSLPQNSNWLQMIGVGLLAGIGFTMSIFIALLSFKGEIEIQDEAKFAILIASFVAAIAGFTILSISSKQNPELEEN; translated from the coding sequence ATGAATTTATCTCTATATTTTAAAAAATTTTTCGACAACAGCCAGTCTTCAGGAATTATTCTTATTTTCTGTGTACTTATTTCATTGCTTATTGCCAATTCATCTGCAGCAGAGAACTTCCAGCATTTTTTAGACAAGGAAGTGGGCACTCACCTTTTCGGGTTGGAATACCCTGTCAGCATCTGGATCAATGACGGATTAATGGCCATATTTTTCCTTCTGGTAGGCCTTGAAATAAAACGCGAACTTATAGAAGGCGAGCTTTCCTCTTTTAAAAATGCCTCCCTACCTATTTTTGCGGCCGTAGGCGGAATGCTTGTTCCAGCCGCCATCTACAGTATTTTCAATACAGGTACAGCATACAGCAACGGCTGGGGAATTCCAATGGCTACGGACATTGCTTTTTCTCTGGCCATCATTTCGATGCTGGGAAAAAAAATCCCTAATTCTATCAAGATATTTTTAGCGGCACTCGCTATTGTAGACGATCTTGGAGCCATCCTCGTGATTGCCATTTTCTATACAGAGCAAATCCACTGGAGCTATCTTTTATTGTCTTTCGGAGTAACAGCTCTCCTATTTGTTTTAAATTTTTTAAAAGTAACCAAAACGATATTTTATATTATTCCGGGACTATTTCTATGGTATTTCCTTCATCATTCCGGAATTCACGCAACCATAGCAGGGGTTTTACTGGCATTTTCCATTCCAACCAACGCGTCTAATGTAGAAATTTCGCCATTGGAAAAACTGGAGCATCAGCTTCACATTCCGGTAAGTTTTCTGATCATGCCTATATTTGCTTTAACCAATACCAATATCACTTTTTCCAGTGAAATGGTGGCTGGGGTTACAAGTACATTAGGATTAGGAATCATTTGCGGTCTGGTGCTGGGAAAACTGATCGGCATAAATCTTTTCTCTCTAATCGCTATTAAATTAAAGCTCAGCTCCCTGCCACAAAACAGCAACTGGCTTCAAATGATTGGGGTTGGTCTATTGGCCGGAATCGGGTTTACCATGTCCATTTTCATTGCATTGCTTTCCTTTAAGGGAGAAATTGAGATTCAGGACGAAGCTAAGTTTGCCATTTTGATTGCTTCTTTTGTAGCAGCCATTGCAGGGTTTACCATCTTAAGTATCAGTTCAAAACAAAATCCTGAGCTGGAAGAGAACTAA